The Oncorhynchus mykiss isolate Arlee chromosome 5, USDA_OmykA_1.1, whole genome shotgun sequence DNA window ggatctcttcgcaatttgcaccgttcatctttcccttgatcctaactagtctcccactccctgccgctgaaaaacatccccacagcatgatgctgccaccaccctgcttcaccgtagggatggtgccaggtttccttcagacatgacgcttggcattcaggccatagagttcaatcttggtttcatcagaccagagaatcttgtttcacatggtctgagTTCTtgtaggtaccttttggcaaactccaagcgggctgtcatgtgccttttattgacaAGTGTCTTCTGTCTGgatactctaccataaaggagtgctggtggagtgctgcagagatgattgtccttctggaaggttctcccacctccacagaggaactctggagatctAAGAGTGACTAGGCTtcaggctaggctaggctaactGTTTCCttccttcgtgtgtgtgtgtgtgtgtgtgtgtgtcttcacagcTAAAGCCTGAACAGAAACTATAATGTCAATACAAGATCTCTGAAGACCAAAACAGCACGACATCAAACAAgttcaaaacaaacaaacatgacaAAGCATAAAAACAGTGTACACCCCTTTTTATGCTTACCATAACAACATGGACATTCACTCATACACATACTGCTGCATTTGAGCAACTTCCAAAAACACTACCGCCCATCTGTCTTTAAAGCTACAGCTTGCGCCATCTTGTTTCTTGAAATGGAAAATATCATATTATCCACCTCCAAGGACCAGTCTCCGAAAGAGGTGAGATTTTTTGTACAGTTGTTTCCCCCAGGAGATGTTGCTGGTGCCACAGTGGAGATGGTTTGTTGTATTCCTCCAAGAGATGTTGGTGGTGCCACGGTGGAGATGGTTTGTTGTATTCCTCCAGGAGATTTTGGTGGTGCCACGGTGGAGATGGTTTGTTGTATTCCTCCAGGAGATGTTGCTGGTGCCACGGTGGAGATGGTTTGTTGTATTCCTCCAGGAGATGTTGCTGGTGCCACAGTGGAGATGGTTTGTTGTATTCCTCCAGGAGATATTGGTGGTGCCACGGTGGAGATGGTTTGTTGTATTCCTCCAGGAGATATTGCTGGTGCCACAGTGGAGATGGTTTGTTGTATTCCTCCAGGAGATATTGGTGGTGCCACGGTGGAGATGGTTTGTTGTATTCCTCCAGGAGATGTTGGTGGTGTCACGGTGGAGATGGTTTGTTGTATTCCTCCAGGAGATGTTGGTGGTGCCACAGTGGAGATGGTTTGTTGTATTCCTCCAGGAGATGTTGCTGGTGCCACGGTGGAGATGGTTTGTTGTATTCCTCCAGGAGATATTGGTGGTGCCACGGTGGAGATGGTTTGTTGTATTCCTCCAGGAGATGTTGGTGGTGTCACGGTGGAGATGGTTTGTTGTATTCCTCCAGGAGATGTTGGTGGTGCCACAGTGGAGATGGTTTGTTGTATTCCTCCAGGAGATGTTGCTGGTGCCACGGTGGAGATGGTTTGTTGTATTCCTCCAGGAGATGTTGGTGGTGCCACGGTGGAGATGGTTTGTTGTATTCCTCCAGGAGATGTTGCTGGTGCCACGGTGGAGATGGTTTGTTGTATTCCTCCAGGAGATATTAGTGGTGTCACGGTGGAGATGGTTTGTTGTATTCCTCCAGGAGATGTTGGTGGTGCCACGGTGGAGATGGTTTGTTGTATTCCTCCAGGAGATGTTGCTGGTGCCACGGTGGAGATGGTTTGTTGTATTCCTCCAGGAGATGTTGGTGGTGTCACGGTGGAGATGGTTTGTTGTATTCCTCCAGGAGATGTTGGTGGTGCCACAGTGGAGATGGTTTGTTGTATTCCTCCAGGAGATGTTGCTGGTGCCACGGTGGAGATGGTTTGTTGTATTCCTCTAAGTTCTAGAGTCTAGGAGATGTTGGTGGTTCTGTTAGCCAGGCCAGTGAAGAGAAAATAATCTGCATCACCGTTTGGAACTGCTAGGGACCTATGGAGGGACAGATGAAGACACACATCACATTGGAGGGTCATTGTAGGTCACATTCCTGGGAGATGCTTCATGCCCAGGTATGGAGCCCCAGACCAGGCAGGGAGAGCTGCCATGCCCTCCCCTGGCTGAGCCCCTTTGGATAGGGCAGGGATGGGGTTAGGGATGGCAGCTGTGGGGTAGGTTGGGTTAGGAATGGAGGTTTGGGGGTAAGAAGGTCTTGGGATTAGAGATGCTTCAGGGTAAGGCACAAAGAATTTGGGGGCCTGGGTAGAGAAGCTGATTCTACAGTCATTGGAAAGAATGGGAGTGGGTCTGGGTCCATTGGACTGAGTTGGGGCAGGTATGGGACCGTGTGACCTGTTTTGAGCAGGTGTCAGGCCACTGATATTTGAAGGCCCTTTTTCAAACATACAGTTgcctgagggtgtgtgtgtgagtgtttgagtTCTGGATGCGTTATTGGaaggtatgtgtgtggtgtgtttggggtgtgtgtgatggagtacATTTACTGGCTTTGCTGGAAAACACTGTGGTATCTGCCAAGGTTGCCATTGTGTACTTTGCCGTGGCTGTTGCCAAGACTGCCTTGGGTCCTGATATGAAGGACCCGGACAGGGCTGCCCTGAGAACTGCCTTTTTGCATCTCCAGTCCCAGAGTGGTATAACTCCAGGCTGGGCTGCATGGTTTGGTCAAAGGCCTCAGGGAGAATATTGTAGAAGTTTGGGAGAGGAACAGGGCTGTGGTTATTAAGGCTAATATTTTGGATGGAGGGTATCCAGGACTCCGGTTGGTTGTTAATATGGGATGGTTGTGGGACCGTTCGGTTGCCATGGAGATATCCACCACTTCCTTGAGTCTGTTGCCCTGCAAACGTGTGAGCAGCCTTGGGTAGTATGTTTGTGTTTACAACGCTGCGTGGCTCTCTAACAATCCCAGGACTACACCCCACCCCGTGCTCCACGCCACTAACAACTCCATTACCCAGCAGCCTCTGCTCTTCATAGCTGTTGAGTTTAGAGGTCATGTGTGGACCACCCATCTGCCATCGGTTCTCACTGTGTGAGCCGTTCCCACCATTGAAGCCCCTGTTGCCTGGCAATAAGGAACTCTGGGAGTGAGGGAACACGCCCAGTGTGTTCGGATTGGCAGTGTTGTGAGCAGGGAGTCTGTTTATTGGCTCAGTGGCCTGTCTCAAGCTGCCTATCACACATCCACCATCATTCTCCCTCATCAGAGCCTCCTCCACGTACGAGAACACATCATTGGCCAAGATATCATCCAGCTTCCCCGTCACATCCTGCTGTTCCATGTTGATCCTGAAGAGGGTGCTCTCCCACTCCCTCAGCTCTGTCTCCTTCAACCTCAGCCCCTCCAGGCCCTCCGCCCCCATCTTCCCCAGG harbors:
- the LOC110523857 gene encoding uncharacterized protein LOC110523857 isoform X2 translates to MALNGFVLVVTTDGSVFYASPTIQDYLGFHQSDVVHQSVYDLIHIDDRAMFRCQLHVALNPNQNNSEAGPDARQSSSRPHGESMSYLPQHIPPDNSFFRERSFCCRFRCLLDNTSGFLALKFQGRLKYVCGQGRLGDDGAMTPAQLALLAIAAPLQPLAVMEIRTKTLIFQTKHRLDFAPMGIDTRGKVVLGYSETELVTRGSGYQFIHAADMMYCADNHLKMIKTGETGFTIFRLLTKAGVWMWVQANARVVFKAGRPDFIVVRQKALTNQEGDEHLRQRRIELPFNFATGEALLYESCSSLDTAVMPPGPPIPPGLTPPGSSPEDTHLDPASLLGSLLCQDRSVYTQPQDPSLDLQDLSPVLDLAFPQDQDPGLERAFLDSHALLSVPGELQGPHRPSLVDPTAQTMMDSLGEILGKMGAEGLEGLRLKETELREWESTLFRINMEQQDVTGKLDDILANDVFSYVEEALMRENDGGCVIGSLRQATEPINRLPAHNTANPNTLGVFPHSQSSLLPGNRGFNGGNGSHSENRWQMGGPHMTSKLNSYEEQRLLGNGVVSGVEHGVGCSPGIVREPRSVVNTNILPKAAHTFAGQQTQGSGGYLHGNRTVPQPSHINNQPESWIPSIQNISLNNHSPVPLPNFYNILPEAFDQTMQPSLELYHSGTGDAKRQFSGQPCPGPSYQDPRQSWQQPRQSTQWQPWQIPQCFPAKPVNVLHHTHPKHTTHIPSNNASRTQTLTHTPSGNCMFEKGPSNISGLTPAQNRSHGPIPAPTQSNGPRPTPILSNDCRISFSTQAPKFFVPYPEASLIPRPSYPQTSIPNPTYPTAAIPNPIPALSKGAQPGEGMAALPAWSGAPYLGMKHLPGM